The following coding sequences are from one Trichoplusia ni isolate ovarian cell line Hi5 chromosome 15, tn1, whole genome shotgun sequence window:
- the LOC113501145 gene encoding golgin subfamily B member 1-like isoform X7 has translation MSFITKRERVFNEYNLYDLPARNEGKLKAYASCTDARAWSHFCSDKSEHLVEIIKRNNETVRPKYLPTNVIVDTLMVAKNAEIARLKRKIEGFEQMLAAYEQLDLSCDQRCEIAQAHAAIKAANKELDELYLDLDLSGFTGEGVDSEGFQTGKSRGDESTFEETLLPISNQRYEPRMDQRMEQRTTPRMTPRTDPRMDTRTDTRMEQSMTPRTEPRLSTRMEPRLSTRTDPRTDPRTDPRTDPRMDPRTDTRMDTRMEPRLSTRTDPRTDPRMDTRMDTRMEPRTDTHMEPRMEQRMEPRTGQRMESPKPVKESKAIQNDVKCACDAATLVNNTGYDEMKDTIIAKDAKLSAMKNTIAVMENDVCEPYCYYAHIYTALEKIFGILCQNDKYRQYLKLLTAGKDTRCIDIKGHILFKLKVLEKFCCALIAPCTQDFVSHGTVHKDDCACYRVDLVSRVEPTYALTTAEANQPSLDNKRAHLVADIIKNDEMKEILDKDDEEYKLEDEQTDDVFVIDNYNIDGENLKRLKRLQENYDDLMTCYEAIKHEKDCLEIRCKKYEEVEKEFETLKAQMREYNSLWNEKEHYRKRSIDLDSLKEQYLILSDETSSLETQLKAETEINHIKCKAMEGLRNENIMLEKKLNEASIAFEKEKNALLCKLKEADCRVICQGQQIKNLNQQIDKLIEQDRDKLDLSMPDADMHSVAFYDEIESTKEQIKNLKDALLCNEEEKQEIQKEYQEHLLLINNLRLEVEDWKNTYDKTLQRNSNLEKYTERLIEENSRLSQDVEEKSTAVENLMKIINNKSQEINKLVHEMEKKKYETTDLCRQLNDLRERFDLSLMSSESEKLDAIKSLQIARQESQELLEKVKDYDQVIHKNADFIKSLELQVEDNRDLQNLLMSTMEENRTLKLNLEDRENANSILLQEIQRLRKVNEYSADNISSLREENDHYKMSLELNQTESGELRDKLMNYDNVNIQLKTLQGSHTRLLEEKKRLENELLAKASELENAQHSMLLDKRESDDLITRLQRSEGSKDDELYKMSEAYHIANSEKRAAKNELEEKNRYIESILQTVNSLKHQNAELLQKCNDAEELEQNLISLKKAYSELATEMNTLQNDFDIKTDEYTQLYNTLESKIEENRDLFERVRLLERSQEMATNDIKALQDEKYSIQAKANVIEQESAVLISKIKHYENLELEFDKLKRAHDEMRVEKETLQSELNMQLADLRRMEQENCELHSHSQTLLSHSEDLENALIGARTELIRKSSYTVNSYKDIMAEIEAMKNEKVSNQIKIRDLRDRLEESENIISKLSEDILARDDKIATLQNHINNLEEEVRRLHAGLSEAIDTGEQMNDFSFQKIDSLRNMEAHHSKATHNMKMELAKLQQENSMLSEQLSVTRIKSEECSREEHKYVSKIMQLQNEKEIIVTDIKQLELTSVGDSALAPNNCDVEDILASLDRIRRCLDARCQTLLQVQTSSQLLLSKADEAKKIVEREKQKIISEKEEAIKDKQNMEQQLYDLKDKLEKQIANDREVIIDLEATMQNQKLVYDSCIQSRTAYISKLEEELENLKDVYQKSFEKINDLQEKLQNMSEDKNNLIKTMNNVRADLEAKSQEVNELQKEFEALKNKPSRNMGVQAQTSDDHRNMGTQIDKDYFIDEDKKFYVDSGVMMNETKDQYVDQMDSLHLMSLRSPLDKKQKEPEGITQAQHLINEVQVLAANVEPTFEVFKSSYIDYKMKRLRPGKLQQLSLPRISTTREKSTQAHRSGKRYSNAKTQSNNLIDIYNRQSMHTNSSKGNEESENNVGDKNPGQSQGKSTGTGYPTRESYETDSNIKRKYKDAKTFAGSSSDKSTDKDLFVIYNDSESSYNNNPENNTNNPKNKGKNKGAWSGKGHSEIVVEAVTVHPTKKEKSMDTNPKHQIDQDSYIFRDIDETAEDDSVKHKLKINLPRVGIESPSVITSSDGDKKSLDSYTLAIYSSPKRLSDSDIKISDDVDGKKIRLGTPSLPTMSNDDNQFLDSYNSLGVGSEFDTVRPGLMKTKAIETDSGTSKQKHSQVLRKNTKTSNPFESESHHKLSRVGADVLLLKSAERKKSPEKRARQNFGLEYILDTVQGEVDPDVVNYYANKDIRKTRSDERFNLVKIREKSDSSPSRLSELKMSSTEYKTISTVSKYSDKSQPKSYAERSIMAKLDINKDYENKITSLTKALENIEKDYKKKIEAIKVQYDSNIKSIINEHNQGVKSIQSLHEETLQDIIKLHENEVENLRTMSIEALRKAEKLEKENRALKTKALDTVTACLDEEPIKMPPQEPKKRKKCREETKMLTKTRVEAINVRPKMRSNGPCTCSLDVNVSDTIRNIFEQVDVEQRKMAEHTYMKYIANKIVNGNVE, from the exons ATGTCTTTCATAACGAAAAGGGAGCGTGTGTTCAACGAATACAATCTGTACGACTTACCGGCGCGGAACGAGGGCAAGCTGAAGGCGTACGCGTCATGCACGGACGCGAGAGCCTGGTCCCACTTCTGCTCTGACAAGAGCGAACACTTGGTGGAAATTATAAAGAGGAACAACGAGACGGTCCGCCCCAAGTATCTACCAACAAACGTGATCGTTGACACTCTCATGGTGGCGAAGAACGCGGAGATCGCACGCTTGAAGCGCAAGATAGAAGGCTTCGAGCAAATGTTGGCCGCGTACGAACAACTCGACCTCTCGTGTGATCAGAGATGTGAGATCGCTCAAGCC CATGCAGCAATAAAGGCGGCCAACAAAGAACTCGACGAATTG TATTTGGATTTGGACTTGTCTGGTTTTACGGGAGag gGCGTTGATTCAGAAGGTTTTCAG ACCGGAAAATCAAGAGGCGATGAG agcaCCTTCGAGGAG actTTGCTTCCAATAAGTAAC CAGCGGTACGAACCACGCATGGACCAGCGCATGGAACAACGCACGACACCACGCATGACACCACGCACGGACCCACGCATGGACACACGCACGGACACACGAATGGAACAAAGCATGACACCACGCACGGAGCCACGCCTGAGCACACGCATGGAACCACGCCTGAGCACACGCACGGATCCACGCACGGATCCACGCACGGATCCACGCACGGATCCACGCATGGATCCACGAACGGACACACGCATGGACACACGCATGGAACCACGCCTGAGCACACGCACGGATCCACGCACGGATCCACGCATGGACACACGCATGGACACACGCATGGAACCACGCACGGACACACACATGGAACCACGCATGGAACAACGAATGGAGCCACGTACGGGACAACGCATGGAATCACCAAAACCAGTAAAAGAGTCTAAGGCCATTCAAAATGATGTGAAATGCGCTTGTGATGCTGCTACAC TCGTCAACAATACAGGATATGACGAAATGAAAGACACAATTATTGCGAAAGATGCTAAACTAAGCGCCATGAAAAATACCATAGCT GTCATGGAAAACGATGTTTGCGAGCCCTACTGCTATTATGCACATATATATACAGCATTAGAGAAAATATTTGGCATTCTTTGTCAAAACGATAAGTACAGGCAGTATCTGAAATTATTG ACTGCCGGAAAGGACACTCGCTGCATTGATATCAAGGGACACATACTTTTCAAGCTAAAAGTCTTGGAAAAATTCTGCTGTGCATTAATAGCGCCTTGCACCCAAGACTTCGTTTCTCATGGGACTGTACATAAAGACGACTGTGCCTGCTATCGAGTAGATTTAGTATCCCGCGTTGAACCAACTTATGCTCTGACAACGGCTGAAGCAAATCAACCAAGTCTTGATAACAAGAGAGCACACCTTGTAGCAGACATCATAAAGAATGACGAAATGAAAGAAATTTTAGATAAAGATGACGAAGAATATAAGCTCGAAGATGAACAAACTGATGATGTTTTTGTCATAGATAACTACAACATAGATGGAGAGAACCTTAAACGCCTTAAAAGACTACAAGAGAATTATGATGATTTGATGACCTGCTATGAAGCAATCAAACACGAAAAAGACTGTTTAGAAATACGTTGTAAAAAGTACGAAGAAGTAGAAAAGGAATTTGAAACTTTGAAAGCTCAAATGAGGGAATATAATTCACTTTGGAATGAAAAAGAACATTACAGGAAGCGATCTATTGATCTTGATTCTTTGAAAGAACAATACCTCATATTATCTGATGAAACATCTAGTTTAGAGACCCAACTTAAAGCCGAAACAGAAATTAATCACATTAAATGTAAAGCAATGGAAGGCTTAAggaatgaaaatattatgttagaAAAGAAATTGAACGAAGCCTCCATTGCTTTTGAAAAGGAAAAGAATGCATTACTGTGCAAGTTAAAGGAAGCCGACTGCAGAGTTATATGCCAGgggcaacaaataaaaaatcttaaccaACAAATTGATAAACTCATAGAACAAGATCGTGACAAA TTAGATTTATCAATGCCGGATGCAGATATGCATTCGGTTGCATTTTATGATGAAATTGAGTCTACTAAGgaacaaataaagaatttgaagGATGCGCTTCTGTGtaatgaagaagaaaaacaagAGATACAGAAGGAGTATCAAGAGCACTTATTGCTTATCAATAACCTCAGACTAGAGGTAGAAGAttggaaaa ATACATATGATAAAACACTACAACGCAACTCCAATTTGGAAAAGTATACTGAAAGGTTAATAGAAGAGAATTCACGTTTATCCCAAGACGTTGAAGAAAAGTCGACAGCCGTTgagaatttaatgaaaataattaataataaatcacagGAAATCAATAAGTTAGTGCATGAAATggagaaaaagaaatatgaaaccACGGATTTATGCAGGCAACTCAATGATTTACGTGAACGATTCGACTTGAGCCTAATGTCTTCAGAAAGCGAAAAATTAGATGCTATAAAATCTTTACAGATAGCCCGACAAGAAAGTCAGGAGCTATTAGAAAAAGTAAAAGATTACGATCAGGTCATTCACAAAAATGCTGATTTTATAAAGTCTTTAGAACTTCAGGTAGAAGATAATAGGGACCTTCAAAATTTGCTTATGAGTACTATGGAGGAAAATAGaactttgaaattaaacttAGAGGACCGTGAAAATGCGAATTCAATTTTACTGCAAGAAATTCAGAGATTGCGTAAAGTTAATGAATATAGCGCTGATAATATAAGCAGTTTACGAGAAGAAAATGATCACTATAAAATGTCTTTAGAACTAAATCAAACAGAAAGTGGCGAGCTTAGAGACAAATTAATGAACTACGATAATGTTAATATTCAGTTAAAAACTTTGCAAGGATCGCATACAAGATTATTAGAAGAAAAGAAGAGACTTGAAAATGAGTTACTTGCGAAAGCCAGTGAACTCGAAAATGCACAACATTCTATGTTATTAGATAAAAGGGAGAGTGATGATTTAATAACCAGACTACAACGATCTGAAGGATCAAAAGATGATGAACTATATAAGATGAGTGAAGCTTATCATATAGCAAATAGTGAAAAACGAGCTGCTAAAAATGAATTAGAGGAAAAGAATAGATACATAGAAAGTATATTACAAACTGTTAATAGTTTGAAGCATCAAAATGCTGAGTTGTTACAAAAATGCAACGACGCGGAAGAACTAgaacaaaacttaatatcttTAAAGAAAGCTTATAGTGAATTGGCAACAGAAATGAATACGTTACAAAATGATTTTGACATAAAGACAGACGAATACACTCAATTATATAATACTTTAGAAAGCAAAATTGAAGAGAACCGAGACTTGTTCGAAAGGGTAAGACTTTTAGAGCGGAGCCAAGAAATGGCCACAAATGATATAAAAGCTTTGCAAGATGAGAAATATTCGATTCAAGCCAAAGCTAATGTAATAGAACAGGAAAGCGCGGTACTGAtaagcaaaattaaacattatgaaAATTTAGAGTTAGAATTTGATAAACTAAAAAGAGCTCACGATGAAATGAGGGTTGAAAAAGAAACTTTACAAAGCGAACTCAACATGCAGTTGGCTGACTTGAGAAGGATGGAACAAGAAAATTGTGAATTACACAGTCATAGTCAAACATTATTAAGTCATAGTGAAGACTTGGAAAATGCTTTGATAGGGGCTAGAACTGAG CTGATCCGAAAGTCCAGTTATACAGTTAATTCTTATAAAGATATTATGGCAGAAATCGAAGCCATGAAAAACGAAAAAGTTTCGAATCAGATAAAGATACGGGATCTTCGTGATAGATTGGAGGAATCT gaaaacattatttctaaattatccGAAGACATTCTCGCACGAGACGACAAAATAGCAACTTTACAAAACCACATTAATAACTTGGAAGAGGAAGTCAGAAGGCTCCACGCCGGCTTGTCTGAAGCTATCGATACTGGTGAACAAATGAACGATTTTAGTTTCCAGAAAATTGATTCCTTGAGAAATATGGAGGCCCATC ACTCCAAGGCAACGCATAACATGAAAATGGAACTAGCAAAACTGCAACAAGAGAACTCCATGCTTTCTGAACAATTATCTGTGACTAGAATAAAGTCAGAGGAGTGTTCCCGAGAGGAACATAAATATGTGtcaaaaataatgcaattacAAAATGAGAAAGAAATTATTGTCACAGATATTAAGCAATTGGAGCTGACAAGCGTTGGCGACAGTGCCTTAGCGCCAAATAACTGTGATGTTGAAGACATCTTAGCGTCCCTCGATAGAATCAGGAGATGTCTAGATGCCAGATGCCAGACATTGCTACAAGTTCAAACATCTTCTCAATTGCTTTTGAGTAAAGCAGATGAAGCGAAAAAAATAGTtgaaagagaaaaacaaaaaattatatctgAAAAAGAAGAAGCAATAAAAGATAAGCAAAACATGGAACAACAATTATACGATCTTAAAGATAAGTTAGAAAAGCAAATTGCTAACGACAGAGAAGTTATTATTGACCTAGAAGCAACTATGCAAAATCAAAAACTAGTTTATGACAGTTGTATTCAATCAAGAACGGCTTACATTTCTAAATTGGAAGAAGAACTAGAAAATCTTAAGGATGTTTaccaaaaatcttttgaaaaaattAATGACTTACAAGAGAAGCTACAAAATATGAGTGAAGACaagaacaatttaataaaaacaatgaataatgtTAGAGCAGATCTGGAAGCAAAATCTCAAGAAGTGAATGAATTGCAAAAAGAATTTGAGGCATTGAAGAACAAGCCTAGCCGCAATATGGGAGTTCAGGCTCAGACCTCTGACGATCACCGAAATATGGGAACTCAGAtagataaagattattttattgatgaagACAAAAAGTTTTACGTTGATTCAGGTGTAATGatgaatgaaacaaaagatCAGTATGTTGATCAAATGGATAGTTTACATCTGATGTCACTTCGATCACCTttagataaaaaacaaaaagaacctGAAGGCATAACCCAAGCACAGcatttaattaatgaagtaCAAGTATTAGCCGCAAATGTAGAACCAACATTTGAAGTATTTAAAAGCAGTTACATagattataaaatgaaacgttTACGCCCAGGAAAATTACAACAACTATCTTTACCCCGTATTTCGACTACTAGAGAAAAATCAACTCAGGCTCATAGATCGGGCAAAAGATATTCAAATGCGAAAACGCAAAGCAATAATTTGATAGATATTTATAATCGGCAGTCTATGCATACCAATTCTTCAAAAGGTAATGAGGAGTCGGAAAATAATGTTGGTGACAAAAATCCAGGTCAGAGTCAAGGAAAGTCAACTGGAACTGGGTACCCCACAAGAGAAAGTTATGAAACGGATAGTAATATCAAACGAAAATATAAAGATGCTAAAACGTTCGCTGGATCTTCCTCAGATAAATCAACAGATAaggatttatttgttatatacaACGATAGCGAAAGTAGCTATAATAACAATCCTGAAAATAATACCAATAATCCcaaaaataaaggtaaaaataaaggGGCATGGTCAGGCAAGGGGCATTCAGAAATAGTAGTCGAAGCGGTAACAGTACACCCtacaaaaaaagagaaaagCATGGATACAAATCCTAAACATCAAATTGACCAAGATTCTTATATTTTCCGAGATATAGATGAAACCGCTGAGGATGATAGCGTAAAacacaaacttaaaattaatttacctcGAGTTGGAATAGAAAGTCCATCTGTAATTACGTCTTCAGACGGTGACAAAAAATCGTTAGACTCCTATACTCTTGCGATTTATTCCTCACCAAAAAGACTTTCAGATTCAGATATAAAAATTAGTGATGATGTGGATGGCAAAAAAATTAGGCTTGGGACTCCTTCATTACCAACAATGTCTAATGATGATAATCAATTCTTGGACTCTTATAACTCATTAGGAGTAGGCTCAGAATTTGATACTGTAAGACCAGGATTGATGAAAACAAAAGCCATTGAAACTGACAGTGGAAcatctaaacaaaaacattctcaAGTATTGAGGAAAAATACCAAAACATCAAATCCTTTTGAGAGTGAATCTCACCACAAACTTTCTAGAGTCGGGGCTGATGTTCTTCTACTGAAATCTGCAGAAAGGAAAAAGTCCCCTGAAAAAAGAGCAAGGCAAAACTTTGGACTAGAATATATTTTGGACACCGTTCAAGGTGAAGTAGACCCTGATGTTGTGAACTACTACGCAAATAAAGACATACGAAAAACTAGAAGTGACGAGAGAtttaatttggtaaaaataagagaaaaatctGATTCAAGTCCTTCGAGGCTCAGCGAGCTTAAGATGTCATCTACggaatataaaactatttcgaCAGTCAGCAAATACAGTGACAAAAGTCAACCAAAATCCTATGCTGAACGCAGCATAATGGCAAAGTtggatataaataaagattatgaaaataaaataacatctttGACGAAGGCAttggaaaatattgaaaaggattataagaaaaaaattgaagcTATAAAAGTACAATACGATAGTAATATCAAAAGCATAATTAATGAACATAATCAAGGCGTAAAAAGCATACAAAGTTTACATGAAGAAACACTGCAGGATATAATTAAACTGCACGAAAATGAAGTCGAAAACCTTAGAACTATGAGCATTGAAGCCTTAAGGAAGGCTGAAAAGTTGGAAAAAGAAAACCGAGCTTTAAAAACCAAGGCTCTTGATACAGTCACCGCATGTCTGGATGAG GAGCCTATTAAAATGCCGCCACAAGAGCCCAAAAAGCGAAAGAAATGTCGAGAGGAGACCAAGATGCTGACGAAGACCAGGGTGGAGGCGATCAACGTGAGACCGAAGATGCGATCAAACGGGCCTTGTACTTGCTCCCTAGACGTAAACGTATCGGACACTATCCGCAACATATTCGAACAAGTTGACGTAGAGCAGCGAAAGATGGCCGAACACACCTACATGAAGTACATAGCCAACAAGATCGTAAACGGAAACGTTGAA TAG